From Chitinivibrionia bacterium, one genomic window encodes:
- the dut gene encoding dUTP diphosphatase has protein sequence MTIFSAGMDIRAANQVPMLLEPNQRLLVPTGLVFEIPIGYEVQIRPRSGLASKFGITVLNAPGTIDADYRGEVFVLLINLSNEPFTINRGERVAQAVVAKVVCGNFVEANDLSETTRGAGGFGHTGR, from the coding sequence ATGACAATTTTTTCCGCGGGAATGGATATTCGCGCCGCAAATCAGGTGCCGATGCTTCTGGAGCCAAATCAGCGGCTTCTTGTTCCGACGGGTTTGGTTTTTGAAATACCAATCGGCTACGAAGTTCAAATCCGCCCCCGAAGCGGACTTGCTTCTAAGTTTGGGATAACCGTGCTAAACGCCCCCGGAACAATAGACGCAGATTACAGAGGCGAAGTTTTTGTACTGCTTATAAATTTAAGCAACGAGCCGTTCACAATAAATCGCGGCGAAAGAGTTGCGCAAGCGGTAGTTGCCAAAGTCGTATGCGGCAATTTCGTAGAAGCAAACGATTTATCGGAGACCACCCGCGGCGCAGGTGGTTTTGGGCATACGGGGAGATAA